One region of Camelus bactrianus isolate YW-2024 breed Bactrian camel chromosome 20, ASM4877302v1, whole genome shotgun sequence genomic DNA includes:
- the TREML1 gene encoding trem-like transcript 1 protein isoform X3 translates to MGSKLLLLLLLGLAGQGLAGSLPELLQAPVGSSIQVQCHYRLQDVKARKVWCRFLREGCQPLVSSAVDRRAPASSRVFLTDLGGGLLQVEMISLREEDAGEYGCLVEGHSGPQTVHRVTLNVHPAASGLEEEGEKTHHVGSLADSSSSNPVGSANPLDPSQDEKSRPLIWGAVLLVGLLVMAAAVLLAVMAKKKGNRLGQFQSNGVPGTVRDLCRPPAKLSRPSICLAH, encoded by the exons ATGGGCTCCAaactgctcctgctgctgctcctgggacTAGCAG GCCAGGGCTTGGCTGGCAGCCTCCCTGAGTTGCTGCAGGCGCCTGTAGGGAGCTCCATCCAGGTGCAGTGCCACTACCGACTCCAAGACGTCAAGGCTCGAAAGGTGTGGTGTCGCTTCCTGCGGGAGGGGTGCCAGCCCTTGGTGTCATCAGCCGTGGATCGCAGAGCCCCAGCCAGCAGCCGCGTATTTCTCACTGACCTGGGGGGCGGCCTGCTCCAGGTGGAAATGATTTCCCTGCGGGAGGAGGATGCTGGGGAGTATGGCTGCCTGGTGGAGGGACACTCAGGGCCCCAGACTGTGCACAGAGTCACTCTGAACGTGCACCCTGCAG CTTCTGgcctggaagaggagggagagaagaccCATCATGTTGGGAGTCTGGCTGACAGCTCCTCTTCAAACCCTGTGGGCAGTGCCAACCCTCTGGATCCCAGCCAGGATGAGAAGAG CAGACCCTTGATTTGGGGTGCTGTGCTCCTGGTGGGCCTGCTGGTGATGGCAGCGGCGGTGCTGTTAGCTGTAATGGCCAAAAAGAAAG GGAACAGGCTTGGACAATTTCAGAGCAACGGAGTCCCGGGCACAGTAAGAGACCTCTGCAGGCCCCCAGCCAAATTGTCCAGACCCTCCATCTGCCTTGCTCACTGA